The Paenibacillus sp. FSL W8-0426 region TTTCATGTTTTTGGCCTGCATCGGATTGGAAAAGACGGGGGCTACCGTAGGGTTGGACAGCACCCAAGCGATGTAGCCGTGAAGCGCGATGAAGCAAAATAACAGAAAAAATACAACGGAGAGCAGCAACGCCACGATAATATGTTTAAGCCGGATCAGCCTCGGAGACAGCGAAGAGGGCAGATCGGAAACTTTCGTTTGCAGCGGGGCCTCGCTCTGGGATGTCGGAAACATACATGCCCCTCCTTTGTTGAATCGGCTAAAGATGACGACGAATTCTCACTGACGATCATTTTCTCCAAAACTGCCCGCCGCCGGATTACTGGGGCGAAGAGGAGGAAAGAGTCAGATTATGTCGACATGACAAGTTCGGTTCCGTGAAAAAAACAGAGTTGGACGGTTATACTTATACCATTCAGGCATAAGCGAAAATATGAATTCGCTTTCGGAAAGTTATTCCAATAGGAACGAGAAAATGTGGAAACGCTCGTTCTTTTCCTCTTTGTGATGGCGAATAGACTTTTTTATTATCGTATGTTCCACCATAGCCAATGTCAATTCTTCAGGCGTATTTGTTACCTAATTGTTATATAGTTCTTTAGATGCATGGTTATTATTTCCTTTGAGTGCAAAATACAGGGGATGAAGTCTGATAACCTAGACCCCACGATACTTCTTCCGGTTCGAATTTAACGGGCATCGGTTTACAGATGGAATCGTTTCTCATATAATTTATGTAACCGAGTTTCATGTGATGAAACATGAGGAGGGCATTCTGCCATGGAGGACCGAAAGTTAACCGTCCGGGCTGTAGAACGGGCGCTGGATATATTATTGTGTTTTACGACCCGCAGCGATCTGGGATTGACCGAAATTGCCAGCCAGATCGGATTGCATAAGAGCACCGTGCATCGTCTCATGGCTACCCTGGAAGACCGGGGATTTGTGATCCGCGATGCGGCGACCGAGAAATACAGACTCGGCATTCGCATTTGGGAACTATCCGCGCATATGTCCCGGAGCGACGATCCCGCCATTTTGCTGCTGCCGGCGATGGAACGGCTGAGAGATCGGCTCGGGGAGACGGTGAGCTTGTATCTGCGCGACGGTGCCGAACGGATTCGGATACAGGCCGTACAGAGCGATCAGGCGATCCGCCGGGTGGCTCCCGTTGGCGCAAGGCTGCCGTTGTCCGTAGGGGCTTCCAGCAAGGTGCTGATGGCTTTTGCAAGCGAGGAAGACCGGGAAGAACTGATGAACGGCCCGGAATGGCCCGTATTCATCGATCCGCAGGCGTATTTGGCGCAGATGGCGGATATTCGGAACGCCGGCTACGCCACAAGTTACGAAGAGCGCGAACCGGGGGCTGCGGCGGTGTCCGTGCCCATTATGGGCCGGGATGGCCGGATCGCCGCCGCGTTGTCCGTATCGGGGCCTGTCAGCCGCCTTTCCCAGGAGACGCTCCATGAGTATGCTCCGGTCCTGAAAGAAGCTGCGGCGCAGATGGGACTTATGCTGGCCTGATCCGAAACGGCATTTTGGAAAATAAGGTTGTTTTTCCGCCATGTTTAGGCTAATCTGTAATGGACAGCCCAAGACATGGGCTGACTGAACTGAATAGGACGCAGCGGCAAAGTTGCCGCTAGCCGTCAAACGTTACTGGGGGAGTCCGAATTGTCCGGACTGAGACGGAATCGCATGAGATTCCGGACCCTTAGCACCTGATCTGGATCATGCCAGCGTAGGGAAGTAATCGGCGAAACAACGACGAGCATCGTCAATATGCCTTGAGTGAAGCTCCCCTGTGGGTAGACTTGCCGTGGCACGTTTGGCGATGAAGGATAAAGCCGGTTCCCTTGGGGAACCGGCTTTTTTAATGCAGTATCCGAGACATCACCGCATCTCCGTGGCATTCCGACAAGGTGGAGATGTGTGATGCGGCGGCCATGGTTGCCATGTTCCCGCCCGCCCTGGAGCTGTATCCGTGTTTTTGAATTCGCCCGTGCTGTACTTCCTTCATGCTTGGCCTGATGAACAGGTGCGCAGAATGAGCAATGCCGGACCATACCATGAGGAGGAGAACGAGCGATGAGTACAGGACACGAAACAGCGGGACAGGAAAACCATCGGGATACGGAAAAAGAAAGCATGGGGCGGCTGCGGCCTTTTCCGGGCAGCCGCAAGGTATACATTCAGGGCTCGCGACCGGACCTGTTGGTCCCCGAACGCGAAATTGCCCTTCATGACACAAGCACTCCCCAAGGGGTGGAGCATAACGAACCGCTCCGCGTGTACGATACGAGCGGTCCGATGACCGATCCGGATTATGAGGTGGACATCCGGACGGGCCTGCCCGCGCTGCGCAGGAAGTGGATTACGGAGCGCGAGGACGTTGAGTCGTACGAAGGCCGGTCGATTAAGCCGGAGGACAACGGCTTGAAGCCGGGCAGCACAAGAGCTGGAGCCGAGACGTATCCCGGCGTTACCGGGAAACCGCTGCGGGCACGGGAAGGGCGATGCGTGACGCAGATGCACTATGCGCGGAGAGGCATCATTACGCCCGAGATGGAATTCGCGGCCATCCGCGAAGGTGTGGAGCCTGAATTCGTACGGCAGGAGCTGGCCAGCGGCCGAGCCATTTTGCCTTCCAATATCAATCATCCGGAGAGCGAACCGATGATGATCGGACGCCATTTTCACGTCAAAATCAATGCCAACATCGGCAATTCGGCCGTATCGTCTTCCATTGAGGAAGAGGTCGAGAAGATGACCTGGGCCGTCCGTTGGGGAGCGGATACGGTGATGGATCTGTCCACGGGCAAAGACATTCACACCACCCGCGAATGGATCATCCGCAATTCGCCGGTACCGATCGGCACGGTGCCGCTCTATCAGGCATTGGAAAAGGTCGGAGGGGAGGCGGAGGCGCTGACGTGGGAGCTGTACCGCGACACGCTGATCGAGCAGGCCGAGCAGGGCGTGGACTACTTTACGATTCATGCGGGCGTGCTGCTCCGCTATATTCCGATGACTGCCAAACGGATGACGGGCATCGTGTCACGGGGCGGATCGATCATGGCGGCCTGGTGTCTGGCGCATCATCAGGAAAATTTCCTGTACACCCATTTCGAAGAAATCTGCGAGATCATGAAGCGGTATGACGTCGCCTTTTCGCTGGGAGACGGCCTTCGCCCGGGCAGCATTTATGATGCCAATGACGAAGCGCAGATGGCGGAACTCGCGACGCTGGGGGAATTGACCCAGATCGCCTGGAAGCATGACGTGCAGGTGATGATTGAGGGTCCTGGACACGTGCCGATGCACAAAATCAAGGAAAACGTGGACTTGCAAATGGAGATTTGCCAGGAAGCGCCGTTCTACACGCTCGGCCCGCTGACCACGGACATTGCGCCGGGGTACGACCATAT contains the following coding sequences:
- a CDS encoding IclR family transcriptional regulator; this encodes MEDRKLTVRAVERALDILLCFTTRSDLGLTEIASQIGLHKSTVHRLMATLEDRGFVIRDAATEKYRLGIRIWELSAHMSRSDDPAILLLPAMERLRDRLGETVSLYLRDGAERIRIQAVQSDQAIRRVAPVGARLPLSVGASSKVLMAFASEEDREELMNGPEWPVFIDPQAYLAQMADIRNAGYATSYEEREPGAAAVSVPIMGRDGRIAAALSVSGPVSRLSQETLHEYAPVLKEAAAQMGLMLA
- the thiC gene encoding phosphomethylpyrimidine synthase ThiC — protein: MGRLRPFPGSRKVYIQGSRPDLLVPEREIALHDTSTPQGVEHNEPLRVYDTSGPMTDPDYEVDIRTGLPALRRKWITEREDVESYEGRSIKPEDNGLKPGSTRAGAETYPGVTGKPLRAREGRCVTQMHYARRGIITPEMEFAAIREGVEPEFVRQELASGRAILPSNINHPESEPMMIGRHFHVKINANIGNSAVSSSIEEEVEKMTWAVRWGADTVMDLSTGKDIHTTREWIIRNSPVPIGTVPLYQALEKVGGEAEALTWELYRDTLIEQAEQGVDYFTIHAGVLLRYIPMTAKRMTGIVSRGGSIMAAWCLAHHQENFLYTHFEEICEIMKRYDVAFSLGDGLRPGSIYDANDEAQMAELATLGELTQIAWKHDVQVMIEGPGHVPMHKIKENVDLQMEICQEAPFYTLGPLTTDIAPGYDHITSAIGAAMIGWFGTSMLCYVTPKEHLGLPNKDDVREGVIAYKIAAHAADLAKGHPRAQRRDDALSKARFEFRWRDQFNLSLDPERAMSYHDETLPAEGAKQAHFCSMCGPKFCSMRITQDIRAFAAEKGLSEQEAVAAGMQEKAEEYRMRS